From Malaya genurostris strain Urasoe2022 chromosome 2, Malgen_1.1, whole genome shotgun sequence:
atcaactgttgatatacttgtgttatgattttgttatgtgcatctgatcgggacactacaagacaaagttaagtaatgatttcatatcggttaccgtattcgttgtgatgcaaaAACTTGTATCGTTTTGGGAAGTACATTCTCTCTACCAGAGAGAATATTTGTACGCTTTCCAACGACAGTGTACGCAACTTATGCAAATGGTTACCATTAAAACCACTGcatgaaatattcattaaattgaataaaaaatgcattctTATTCATTGCGTTTGGTCAACTGTTTCAACTTTGGTATATTAATAACTAATATTATTCACAAAAAACTATCTGAACACATTTCGAATTAAGCTCTAAACTTCATATGACGAGAATAAAAATATCGTTATTATTTCATATGTCGATGTTCTAAAACCCAAAATATTGAAGGCGCGCACGTTTccaataagtacaatgatcaccttcaccataaatatcaaATAGCACGTAGATTTTGAGTTGATATAGTGAATTTAAACAagattgtattatatattttagttcaatcaaatcaaatattcgttactgAGAACTTGTTTAAGACCCTcggtaagtcgcacaagctccgcctcttacgcttttcaggttacatagcagttacAATGCACGGTGCAATGTCTTCAAATTGTTCCATGAATTTATTTCATATGAATTActgtcagtcacgtacccagagggggcccgaggggccctggcccctcccgaaatcaaaaacagatatataattatttagaagatctcagacatgtgttaaaaccacccgtaaaaggcacaccgaaaatTAGGTTAGCGATCTTCAGTAATATTACTTTTTATATTTGGACCCCTCcctaaacgaaatcctgggtacgggcctggttactgtcattgaaatgtaataacgtgtgctacttgggcgactttatccgttccagtaactgTTCGCGAAGAAATCGTTAACTCTGGAAATTAATTATAATCAGTAACCATAGTATCAACATAAACAGCGATCCGTCCTATAAAAACAGCCTACATAGCATGTAAAAACTTTAGTATTAAATTAGACCTCGAAGCGTTAACATAATAAATAGCAAGATACAGCATGAATTTTTCTGTTTTCGTTGCTATGACGATGGCACTTGGTTGTTGATCGAGAAAATAATTATCGTCATTTACCGTTGGAAAGGTTCACCTCCTTGGCCCCGAAAAACGCGCCAACATatggtccttcgagccggatgTCCACCTATCAGATGCAAGTCATCAAGAACCAGTAATCAGAGAAAAGAAGGAAAATGCCACCGAAGGTACACCATACTCCCAAGGCAGAGCCCATCATCAGCACTGAGAAGGTAGATTCCAAAGCATGTTTAATGCATCAACGTACCAAGATCCAGAATAGAGTAAGCACGATAAGCCGAACGCTGGAGGAAGCAAATAACGATCCCAGTAAAATAAGTGCATCACTGCTAAAAGTATTCGCGAAGAAACTAGAATTTCACTATAACGAGTTTATTACGATTCACCAAGCAATTGTTGAGGTTACCCCTTCCGATGAAATTGAAGATGAAGATGAAGCCCTGGACATTTTCGACGCTCTTCATACGGACACGCTTTCTTTAATTGAGCACCTCGTCGAAAACCTTTCTCCTGCTGCTGTTCGAGATATAAGTTCTTCCGCAACCATTCAACAGCAATCACTTAGAGCTCCAGTTCCCACTTTCGATGGGAAGGTGGAAAATTGGCCGAAATTCCGAACAATGTTTGAAGACATTATCGGGCGTAGTTGTAATTTCGATGCAGTAAAGTTACATCACCTTGATAAGGCGCTGATAGATGATGCTTCTGGATTAATTACGGCAAAAATGATAGTTgacaataattttcaacaaacatgGAAGCAGCTGAGCGACCAATTTGAAAACCCAAGAGTAATCGTCGATACTCATCTTGAAGGACTGCTCGAGATGAAACCGATGACCAAACGCAACCATAAGGATTTACTCGAGCTACTAAAAACATTTAACCGACATGTTGGTGGTCTCGAGTACCAAGGACTAGTAGTTGATGAACTTTCTGGTCTTATTCTCACGAAGATCCTTACCACGCGATTAGATGAACAAACTCTTCAACTGTGGGAGAGAACCCAGCAACATGCCAAATTGCCCAAATATGAAGAAACCGCACTGTTTTTATGAAACGAATGCCAAGTTTTGGAAAGGTTCCAAAATCGGCACCAGATTACAACAAGAGAAGCCGTACCGAAACAGCAATCCAGTTCAAGAACACTCAATCAAAAATCACATGCTGTAACTACTGTCACTGGTGCAAGTTCCTGTCAGGTATGTGGCGGCAACCATCGTCATTTTGAGTGCCCGGAGTTCAACAAACTGTCAACAACTCAACGAATTGAGAAAGTGAAGGAGCTGAACATTTGTTTCAATTGCCTTCGGCTCGGTCACAGGTCACTGGACTGCTCATCAAAAAAATCCTGCTATCGCTGCCATAAGAGACATCACACTCTACTACATGAAGAGAGTGTTTTTACAGAAGCCCCATCAACAAGCCAGACTCCAGATCCAATGAACAAAACCGGCAAGGACAGTTTGAAGTATCCGCGAACTGTTGTAGCTTGCAGCAATTCTAATTCTAAAACCGTGATGCTTATGACTGCTGTTGTGCTAATCAAGGATCAGTGTAAACGGACAATACCATGTCGAGTTCTATTAAATTGCGGTTCGCAAGTaaatttcatttgcaagacctTGGCAGATcgtttgaagtttgaaaaacAGGCTGTGTATGTTCCTATTGCTGGAATTGGAGGAGCCAAAGCTTGTGCCAAGGAAAAACTAGTGGTGAAGGTGGAATCCAGATTATCCGATTTCACAACATGCATCGAATGCTTAGTGGTTCCCAAAATTACCGGACCTATTCCATCTGCAAAAATCGATATTTCTTCGTGGCCAATGGACGTTAATCTACCTATGGCAGATCCAAAATTTAACATCCCTTCTGATATCGACATGCTAATCGGTGCTTCACAGTTTTTGCGGTTGCTGAAAACAGGTCGAATGCAGTTAAAGAATAAtttgccagaacttcaagaaacACACTTCGGATGGGTAGTTGCAGGTGATTTCGACGGTGCAATTACTTCTCAGCAGTGCTTAGTATCCACAACCGACTCCATTTCCGATATTCTTCGCCAATTTTGGGAGCTGGAGGAAATTGCAGAGTCTGCTACTTTAAGTTTCGAGCAAGATGAGTGCGAAAAAATATTCCAATCCAGTCATGCTCG
This genomic window contains:
- the LOC131428826 gene encoding uncharacterized protein LOC131428826; this translates as MNKTGKDSLKYPRTVVACSNSNSKTVMLMTAVVLIKDQCKRTIPCRVLLNCGSQVNFICKTLADRLKFEKQAVYVPIAGIGGAKACAKEKLVVKVESRLSDFTTCIECLVVPKITGPIPSAKIDISSWPMDVNLPMADPKFNIPSDIDMLIGASQFLRLLKTGRMQLKNNLPELQETHFGWVVAGDFDGAITSQQCLVSTTDSISDILRQFWELEEIAESATLSFEQDECEKIFQSSHARDVTGRYMMHLLLHMVQSSILVASCLMVQFD